From the Acidimicrobiales bacterium genome, one window contains:
- a CDS encoding MarR family winged helix-turn-helix transcriptional regulator — MRTTGLTPPRPERPHRGDEAASDALERELLATLHDVLRSMTRDMKRAIAPFSLLPSQARVLRHLDPEGPISMRALAHRLGYDPSFVTATARILEDRGLARREVDERDRRVKFLVLTPYGEEIRAGLDHDFFGNLPRIRRLNATERAELLQLLQKLVGNVAPGGEGAED; from the coding sequence ATGCGCACGACCGGGCTCACTCCGCCGCGACCCGAGCGGCCGCACCGCGGCGACGAGGCCGCGAGTGACGCGCTCGAGCGCGAGCTGCTCGCCACGCTGCACGACGTGCTGCGGTCGATGACCCGCGACATGAAGCGGGCGATCGCCCCCTTCTCCCTGTTGCCGAGCCAGGCGCGCGTGCTGCGTCACCTCGACCCCGAGGGGCCGATCTCGATGCGCGCCCTCGCGCACCGCCTCGGCTACGACCCTTCCTTCGTCACCGCGACTGCGCGCATCCTCGAGGACCGCGGCCTCGCCCGTCGTGAGGTCGACGAGCGCGACCGGCGGGTGAAGTTCCTCGTCCTCACCCCCTACGGCGAGGAGATCCGCGCCGGCCTCGACCACGACTTCTTCGGCAACCTCCCCCGCATCCGCCGACTGAACGCCACCGAACGCGCCGAGCTCTTGCAGCTGCTGCAGAAGCTCGTCGGGAACGTCGCGCCCGGCGGCGAGGGCGCCGAGGACTGA